A genomic window from Solirubrobacterales bacterium includes:
- a CDS encoding nicotinate phosphoribosyltransferase, which yields MSDQQGSPAPSPDDPGLLSASQVSLLIDQYELTMSASYHTQGLNGPAVFELFARRLPPNRDWLLAAGLGPTLELIRELRFGEPELDYLRSLELFGDDFLDYLDSFRFSGDLEAMPEGTICFANEPLLRVTAPRIDAQLLETLLLNQVNFQTTVATKAARVVLAAGGGEPGAGERVIDFSPRRDHGIDAAMKVARSAAVAGCGGTSNLAAAMRYGLQPVGTMAHSYVLSFASEQAAFRSFLEEFPQNATLLVDTYDTLEGVRSAIAASRDTGIPLAGVRLDSGDLLALSRAARRLLDEAGMSKTGIAVSGDLEEILITELVAAGAPIDFWGVGTDLGTSRDSPVVNGVYKLVADKRADGWRGVWKLSPEKETVPGPKQVFRRYDGNVMSADVIAQADETIEGEALLVPAMRNGEVVHRESLEEIRRRSAAQLDAVPERLRRPGGEDGVEPHPVSYSERLRAAVDRR from the coding sequence ATGAGCGACCAGCAAGGCAGCCCAGCACCCAGCCCCGATGATCCGGGCCTGCTGAGCGCGTCGCAGGTTTCGCTGCTGATCGACCAGTACGAGCTGACGATGTCCGCCAGCTACCACACGCAGGGACTCAACGGCCCGGCGGTCTTCGAGCTGTTCGCGCGCCGGCTGCCGCCCAACCGCGACTGGCTGCTCGCCGCCGGGCTCGGGCCGACGCTCGAGCTGATCCGGGAGCTCCGCTTCGGCGAGCCGGAGCTCGACTACCTGCGCTCGCTGGAGCTGTTCGGCGACGACTTTCTCGACTACCTCGACTCCTTTCGCTTCAGCGGCGATCTGGAGGCGATGCCCGAGGGAACGATCTGCTTCGCCAACGAGCCGCTGCTCCGGGTGACCGCCCCGCGAATCGATGCGCAGCTGCTCGAGACCCTGCTGCTGAACCAGGTCAACTTCCAGACGACGGTGGCCACCAAGGCCGCCCGGGTCGTGCTGGCCGCCGGCGGGGGCGAGCCTGGGGCCGGAGAGCGAGTGATCGACTTCTCGCCGCGCCGCGACCACGGCATCGACGCGGCGATGAAGGTCGCGCGCTCGGCGGCGGTCGCCGGGTGTGGCGGCACCTCGAACCTCGCCGCCGCAATGCGCTACGGCCTGCAGCCCGTGGGGACCATGGCCCACTCGTACGTGCTCTCGTTCGCGAGCGAGCAGGCTGCCTTCCGATCCTTCCTGGAGGAGTTTCCCCAGAACGCCACGCTCCTCGTGGACACCTATGACACGCTCGAAGGCGTTCGCAGCGCAATCGCGGCCTCCCGAGATACCGGCATACCGCTGGCGGGCGTGCGGCTCGACTCGGGCGACCTGCTGGCCCTGTCGCGCGCGGCTCGCCGGCTACTCGACGAGGCGGGCATGAGCAAAACGGGCATCGCCGTCAGCGGCGACCTCGAGGAAATTCTGATCACCGAGCTGGTCGCCGCGGGCGCGCCGATTGATTTCTGGGGCGTGGGCACCGACCTCGGGACCAGCCGCGACTCGCCGGTCGTGAACGGCGTCTACAAGCTGGTGGCCGACAAGCGCGCAGACGGGTGGCGGGGTGTCTGGAAGCTGTCGCCGGAGAAGGAGACGGTTCCCGGCCCGAAGCAGGTGTTTCGCCGCTATGACGGGAACGTGATGAGCGCCGACGTCATCGCTCAAGCCGACGAGACGATCGAGGGCGAGGCGCTGCTCGTACCGGCGATGCGCAACGGCGAGGTGGTGCACCGCGAGTCGCTGGAAGAGATCCGCCGGCGGTCCGCCGCCCAGCTCGATGCCGTCCCCGAGCGGTTGCGGCGTCCCGGCGGCGAGGACGGGGTTGAACCGCACCCGGTGAGCTACTCCGAGCGTCTGCGCGCGGCGGTCGACCGGCGCTAG
- the tadA gene encoding tRNA adenosine(34) deaminase TadA gives MSFDGHFFGRDEHFMRLALREAERAADHDDVPIGAVVVREGEVLAAAGNERELRADPTAHAEVLAMREASHRIGGWRIPDSVLYVTLEPCPMCAGAIVLARVPRVVYGAPDPKAGAAGSVLDVLGEPRLNHRPRVDAGLLADEAAGLLESFFAARR, from the coding sequence ATGTCCTTCGACGGACACTTCTTCGGGCGCGATGAGCACTTCATGCGCTTGGCGCTTCGCGAGGCGGAGCGAGCCGCCGACCACGACGACGTGCCGATCGGCGCCGTCGTCGTTCGCGAGGGCGAGGTTCTCGCGGCGGCCGGTAACGAGCGCGAGCTCCGGGCCGACCCGACTGCCCACGCGGAGGTGCTGGCGATGCGAGAGGCCTCGCACAGGATCGGCGGCTGGCGCATTCCCGACTCGGTCCTCTACGTGACCCTGGAGCCATGCCCGATGTGCGCGGGCGCCATCGTGCTCGCCCGGGTGCCTCGGGTGGTCTACGGGGCCCCTGATCCGAAGGCGGGCGCCGCGGGCAGCGTCCTAGACGTCCTCGGCGAACCCCGCCTCAACCACCGTCCCCGGGTGGACGCCGGCCTGCTGGCGGATGAGGCGGCAGGCCTCCTCGAGTCCTTTTTCGCCGCGCGCCGCTAG
- a CDS encoding universal stress protein produces the protein MFKRIVVGTDGSETATEAVRQAIELARLSGARLDVVAAFEPVPSSRLREEGGEVPGDVQYAVGPREDVNVALDGAVGKAKQEGVEAEAFPREGDPADAILDVAEETGADLIVVGNKGMTGAKRFLLGSVPNKVSHHAPCGVLIIRTT, from the coding sequence TTGTTCAAGCGCATAGTGGTCGGCACAGACGGCTCCGAGACGGCGACCGAAGCCGTTCGCCAGGCGATCGAGCTCGCCCGGCTCTCGGGGGCCAGACTCGACGTTGTCGCCGCCTTCGAGCCGGTTCCCTCCAGCCGCCTCCGCGAGGAGGGGGGTGAGGTGCCGGGAGACGTGCAGTACGCGGTTGGTCCCCGGGAGGACGTCAACGTGGCGCTCGACGGCGCCGTCGGCAAGGCCAAGCAGGAGGGCGTCGAGGCCGAGGCCTTTCCTCGTGAAGGAGATCCCGCCGACGCGATCCTGGACGTCGCCGAGGAGACCGGGGCCGACCTGATCGTGGTCGGCAACAAGGGCATGACGGGCGCCAAGCGGTTCCTGCTCGGCAGCGTGCCGAACAAGGTTTCGCACCACGCCCCCTGCGGCGTCCTCATCATCCGCACGACCTGA
- a CDS encoding nuclear transport factor 2 family protein has protein sequence MSDPGPDTLRRSYQALNDGDLDAALEALDADAVWHESPELPGGDEFRGREAVRGFLKDFLAEWKQFHQEVEEIVVAGDRVAVLIHLTAVGRGSGVEADTHYGHVWTMRGGKGIRVDGYRDREAALRSLGS, from the coding sequence GTGAGCGACCCGGGCCCCGACACGCTCCGCCGCTCCTACCAGGCCCTCAACGACGGTGACCTCGACGCCGCCCTCGAGGCGCTGGACGCCGACGCGGTTTGGCACGAGAGCCCGGAGCTGCCTGGCGGCGACGAGTTCCGCGGCCGCGAGGCCGTCCGGGGGTTCCTAAAGGACTTCCTGGCCGAATGGAAGCAGTTCCACCAGGAGGTGGAGGAGATCGTGGTCGCCGGCGACCGGGTCGCCGTGCTGATCCATTTGACTGCGGTCGGGCGCGGCAGCGGCGTCGAGGCCGACACTCACTACGGCCACGTATGGACGATGCGCGGCGGGAAGGGAATCAGGGTGGACGGCTACCGCGATCGGGAGGCCGCTCTGCGGAGCCTGGGCTCCTGA
- a CDS encoding peptidylprolyl isomerase, translated as MSSATLQTSAGPVSVELHDEAAPNTVANFRKLATEGFYDGLTFHRVIPDFMIQGGCPEGTGTGGPGYVFEDEINDHKVVRGALAMANAGPDTNGSQFFIVTTEAAPWLDGKHTVFGRVTDGMEAVEAIEAAPTGGNDRPLEPQVIEQIDLAD; from the coding sequence GTGTCGAGCGCAACCCTCCAGACGAGCGCCGGGCCCGTGTCGGTCGAACTACATGACGAGGCGGCCCCGAATACCGTCGCCAACTTCCGCAAGCTGGCCACGGAAGGCTTCTACGACGGCCTCACCTTTCACCGTGTCATCCCAGACTTCATGATCCAGGGAGGCTGCCCGGAGGGAACCGGAACGGGCGGGCCCGGCTATGTGTTCGAGGACGAGATCAACGATCACAAGGTGGTCCGGGGCGCGCTCGCGATGGCGAACGCGGGACCGGACACGAACGGCTCGCAGTTCTTCATCGTCACCACCGAGGCGGCACCCTGGCTCGACGGCAAGCACACCGTGTTCGGCCGCGTCACGGACGGTATGGAGGCCGTCGAAGCGATCGAGGCGGCTCCCACCGGCGGCAACGACCGTCCGCTCGAGCCACAAGTGATCGAGCAAATCGACCTGGCCGATTAA
- a CDS encoding glycosyltransferase family 2 protein, producing the protein MKLVIQVPCLNEEATLPQVLRELPRDVRGFDEVEWLLVDDGSSDRTVEVGRAHGVDHVVRLTNNKGLAAAFQAGIDAALKLGADVIVNTDADHQYRASDIPKLVEPILAGRADMVVGDRQVKDIEHFSASKRWLQRLGSWVVRRASGTAVPDTTSGFRAYNREAALQLQVVSNYTYTLESLIQAGKMLVAVEHVPIRSNPELRESRLVDSTPAYVRRNALAVFRAYVLYEPLRVFTVVACAFGVAALIAWMPFLLDWIFNGDRSGHVQSLILGAVMALISVQMFGLGVVGDAIAGQRVIAQRTFERVRRLELELGIQPSHYEAGEPTGRGPAENGLRRRDGVRVEHPGEVGD; encoded by the coding sequence ATGAAGCTGGTCATCCAGGTTCCGTGCCTCAACGAGGAGGCCACTCTGCCGCAGGTCCTGCGCGAGCTTCCGCGCGACGTGCGTGGCTTCGACGAGGTCGAATGGCTCTTGGTCGACGACGGGTCGAGCGATCGGACGGTGGAGGTCGGGCGAGCTCACGGAGTCGACCACGTGGTGAGGCTGACCAACAACAAGGGCCTGGCCGCTGCCTTCCAGGCCGGGATCGATGCGGCCCTGAAGCTGGGGGCAGACGTGATCGTCAACACGGATGCCGACCACCAGTACCGGGCGAGCGACATCCCGAAGCTGGTCGAGCCGATCCTGGCCGGTCGCGCGGACATGGTGGTCGGAGACAGGCAGGTCAAGGACATCGAGCATTTCTCCGCTTCGAAGAGGTGGCTTCAGCGGCTGGGGAGCTGGGTGGTGCGGCGCGCCTCGGGCACCGCGGTCCCTGACACGACGTCCGGCTTCCGCGCGTACAACCGAGAGGCGGCGCTGCAGCTTCAGGTCGTCTCCAACTACACCTACACGCTGGAGAGCCTGATTCAGGCGGGCAAGATGCTGGTCGCGGTCGAGCACGTCCCGATTCGGAGCAACCCGGAGCTCCGCGAGTCCCGGCTCGTCGACTCGACGCCTGCCTACGTGCGCCGCAACGCGCTCGCAGTCTTCCGAGCCTACGTCCTGTATGAGCCGCTGCGAGTGTTCACGGTCGTCGCCTGCGCATTCGGTGTGGCCGCCCTGATCGCCTGGATGCCGTTCTTGCTCGACTGGATTTTCAACGGCGACCGAAGCGGGCACGTGCAATCGCTGATCCTCGGCGCGGTCATGGCGCTGATTTCCGTCCAGATGTTCGGGCTCGGGGTGGTCGGCGACGCGATCGCCGGCCAGCGCGTGATCGCGCAGCGGACCTTCGAGCGCGTGCGGAGGCTGGAGCTCGAGTTGGGCATCCAGCCATCGCACTACGAGGCGGGCGAGCCGACCGGCCGCGGGCCTGCCGAGAACGGACTCCGCCGGCGGGACGGAGTGCGGGTCGAGCATCCCGGCGAGGTGGGCGACTGA